In Mercenaria mercenaria strain notata chromosome 15, MADL_Memer_1, whole genome shotgun sequence, a single genomic region encodes these proteins:
- the LOC123561398 gene encoding uncharacterized protein LOC123561398 has product MALPNGPMEIVFSFDTTGSMYHFLTEVRGRVSDMIQRLQADIPGIKIAIFAHGDYCDEGTKYVTKYLDFTDDVTKAVEFVNNVEDTWGGGDGGECYELVLHEVRTKLSWSSGSQRALVLIGDDIAHEPKFRQNKLKLDWRKEADSLASIGVRIYSVQCDTYSPADAFYGEIARKTDGQHLKLQDFKNIFDFLMTVCYREKGDDLFQNYEKEVRARGGGIHKDLDKLFGDLRGKTKSATSVTSTTVGASKSSPKTTTKRIKLTNAISLTKKPSLTKRPIRIKSAVPKHKTFEEKHLPKLRRENVPECNFMLREMSWSAWKLVITPSEKKFNDVSYARKGNGCGFKAKSIFGGRTKVPALYEVAVQTKYRTRRHVVYNKLCRRGFASRANWEKCLLGRSDIQKQIDAVVKKDCSIFIRRVVLQKSNINTMAHKGLRRYDYAWEGVRSERASHRKVTKASIDISDEMEM; this is encoded by the coding sequence ATGGCGCTACCGAACGGTCCTATGGAGATTGTGTTCTCCTTTGATACCACAGGAAGTATGTATCATTTTCTAACAGAGGTTCGTGGACGTGTCTCTGACATGATACAGCGTCTTCAAGCAGATATCCCAGGCATAAAAATTGCTATATTTGCACATGGAGACTATTGTGACGAAGGCACAAAATATGTTACAAAGTACCTCGATTTCACTGATGACGTAACAAAAGCGGTAGAGTTCGTAAATAACGTGGAAGACACCTGGGGAGGTGGTGACGGAGGCGAATGCTATGAACTTGTTCTGCATGAGGTTAGAACGAAGTTGTCATGGTCATCAGGTTCACAGAGAGCGCTCGTTTTGATCGGAGATGATATAGCACATGAACCTAAGTTTCGCCAAAATAAGCTGAAACTTGACTGGAGAAAAGAAGCTGACAGTCTTGCTTCTATTGGAGTTCGTATTTATTCTGTTCAGTGCGATACATACAGTCCTGCCGACGCTTTTTATGGTGAGATAGCAAGAAAAACAGACGGACAGCATCTCAAATTGCaagatttcaaaaacatttttgacttCTTGATGACAGTTTGCTACAGAGAAAAGGGAGACGACCTCTTCCAAAACTACGAGAAAGAAGTCCGAGCAAGAGGTGGAGGAATTCACAAGGATCTGGATAAGTTGTTTGGTGACTTACGTGGCAAAACGAAAAGTGCAACTAGCGTTACTTCTACAACTGTAGGAGCTTCAAAGTCAAGTCCTAAAACAACAACCAAACGTATTAAGTTGACAAATGCAATTTCTTTGACCAAGAAGCCCTCGTTGACCAAGAGACCAATCCGGATCAAGTCAGCAGTACCGAAACACAAAACGTTCGAGGAGAAACACTTGCCGAAATTACGTCGGGAGAATGTCCCAGAATGTAACTTTATGCTTAGAGAAATGTCTTGGTCGGCATGGAAACTTGTGATCACACCATCGGAaaagaaattcaatgacgttTCATATGCTCGCAAAGGAAACGGGTGTGGATTTAAGGCAAAGAGTATTTTCGGTGGCAGAACAAAAGTTCCTGCTTTATATGAAGTTGCTGTTCAAACGAAATACCGTACAAGAAGGCACGTTGTCTATAATAAACTATGTCGTCGAGGTTTTGCAAGCAGAGCAAACTGGGAAAAGTGTCTCCTCGGACGCTCAGACATTCAAAAACAGATCGATGCTGTTGTAAAGAAAGACTGCAGTATTTTCATTCGGAGGGTGGTATTACAAAAGAGCAATATAAACACTATGGCCCACAAAGGCCTGAGGCGGTATGACTATGCGTGGGAGGGAGTAAGATCCGAGCGTGCGAGTCACAGGAAGGTTACAAAAGCCTCAATTGATATCTCAGATGAGATGGAAATGTAA